One Polynucleobacter sp. MWH-Spelu-300-X4 genomic window carries:
- a CDS encoding DUF1003 domain-containing protein has product MNTHSPSPEEIKILEALRAHRKAHRQSYPKQTSPHQDQIANQATLGQRVSDAVAKTVGSWRFIIIQSMAIAAWITGNIVIGQGAWDPYPFILLNLLLSFQAAYTAPAIMMSQNRQAEIDRQQASNDFEVNVKAELEIELLHQKIDLLKEKELLFLTEAIRDLSNKIEHMQTKS; this is encoded by the coding sequence ATGAACACACACAGCCCATCCCCAGAAGAAATAAAAATTCTTGAAGCTTTGCGTGCTCACCGCAAAGCCCATAGGCAAAGTTATCCCAAACAGACCTCTCCACATCAAGATCAAATAGCTAATCAAGCCACCCTAGGTCAAAGAGTTTCTGATGCAGTAGCAAAAACCGTTGGGTCATGGCGGTTCATCATCATTCAAAGCATGGCTATTGCCGCTTGGATTACCGGCAACATTGTGATCGGCCAAGGTGCATGGGATCCCTACCCATTTATATTGCTCAATCTCTTACTTTCATTTCAAGCGGCCTATACCGCTCCCGCCATCATGATGAGTCAAAATCGACAAGCGGAAATAGATCGACAACAGGCCAGCAATGATTTTGAAGTCAATGTTAAAGCAGAGCTTGAAATAGAACTACTTCATCAAAAAATTGATTTACTCAAAGAGAAAGAATTATTGTTTTTAACAGAAGCGATTCGCGATTTAAGTAACAAGATTGAGCATATGCAAACCAAATCATGA
- a CDS encoding cysteine-rich CWC family protein, whose translation MNSKSNINNQTCAICKTQFCCDNLAGKTDCWCFSLPAINTNQLNPDIGCLCPSCLKKLSLDKTIAPIAK comes from the coding sequence ATGAATAGCAAAAGCAACATTAATAATCAAACATGCGCCATATGCAAGACTCAATTTTGCTGCGATAACCTTGCTGGAAAAACTGATTGCTGGTGTTTTAGTCTTCCAGCTATTAACACCAATCAGCTCAACCCTGATATAGGTTGTTTATGTCCAAGCTGCTTAAAAAAATTAAGTCTCGATAAAACTATTGCGCCAATTGCAAAATAG
- a CDS encoding DsbA family oxidoreductase translates to MEKTVEIDFVSDVVCPWCAVGFGALEQAIKNLDGQVKAQVRFQPFELNTQMPKGGQDIVEHLTQKYGISAEQVQVNQKNIRERAAAVGFEFHPEGRQRTYNTFNAHRLLHWALHEIGPDEQYHLKKELLKTYFTLALSVDDPINLLDAVARANLDVGRAKEILDSDLFGQEVREAEGHYTGLGITSVPSIIFNKKHLLQGGQPVETFEQAILQLAQ, encoded by the coding sequence ATGGAAAAAACTGTAGAAATTGACTTTGTTTCAGATGTGGTTTGCCCGTGGTGCGCCGTTGGTTTTGGAGCCTTGGAGCAGGCTATTAAGAATTTAGATGGCCAAGTAAAGGCTCAAGTGCGATTTCAGCCTTTTGAGCTAAATACGCAGATGCCCAAGGGTGGGCAAGATATCGTTGAGCATCTCACCCAAAAATACGGCATTAGTGCTGAGCAGGTGCAAGTCAATCAAAAAAATATTCGTGAGAGAGCCGCTGCAGTTGGATTTGAGTTTCATCCAGAAGGTCGTCAACGCACCTATAACACATTTAATGCACATCGCTTGTTGCATTGGGCCTTGCATGAGATCGGTCCGGATGAGCAGTACCACCTCAAAAAAGAGTTGCTGAAGACTTATTTCACATTGGCTCTTAGTGTTGATGATCCGATTAATCTTTTGGATGCTGTTGCTAGAGCTAATTTAGATGTAGGGCGTGCTAAAGAAATTTTGGATTCGGATTTATTCGGACAGGAAGTGAGAGAGGCGGAAGGTCATTACACCGGTTTAGGTATTACGTCCGTACCTTCCATTATTTTTAATAAAAAACACCTTTTACAAGGTGGGCAACCAGTTGAAACTTTTGAGCAGGCTATTTTGCAATTGGCGCAATAG
- a CDS encoding BrnA antitoxin family protein has protein sequence MKKKLISLTSKEDLAITKSAKSDPDSHPLTDKEWHKVKPMLSRGRGRPLGSGTKEQVTLRIDRETLAFYKSKGSGWQTLINLILGEIKKESDSIKSIEKRMSQGNLICSRSKIAA, from the coding sequence ATGAAGAAGAAATTAATTAGCTTAACAAGCAAAGAAGATTTGGCTATCACGAAGTCTGCAAAATCTGACCCAGATTCTCACCCACTAACAGATAAAGAGTGGCACAAAGTAAAACCCATGTTATCTCGTGGTCGAGGTCGCCCACTAGGTAGCGGCACCAAGGAACAAGTCACACTAAGAATTGACCGGGAAACACTTGCCTTCTACAAGTCAAAAGGTAGCGGCTGGCAAACCTTAATTAATCTCATCCTTGGGGAAATAAAAAAAGAGTCTGATTCCATCAAATCAATTGAAAAGAGAATGAGTCAGGGAAATCTTATTTGCAGCAGATCTAAAATAGCTGCATAA
- a CDS encoding acyltransferase, translated as MANSIKNHSRYGFIDTLKGICCLLILTHHLAFYGPMSDAAYSLIPGVIDFLFEYGRMAVSVFLVIGGFLTGQIICKPNVFVKKSVTEFIWSKYLRLVIPYLAAITLAIICSFIASRWMQHSSLSASPDPAQLTSHLFLLQNLLGYESLSAGLWYVEIDFQLFLVSLLLVFLIEKLSPTSWSYARTHAISMGGITALTIASLFIFNLNETLDTTFLYFFSSYGLGVLVAYIAKEKSSYFLLFLLSDMVALSLYLNFRMRILISLITAIALCITYQQQWINARIWANPIASLGKMSYSIFLVHFPISLLFSALFSNLYPHNPEMNLLGMGLSAISSLIFAAVFYRFIEQRNTTHPK; from the coding sequence ATGGCCAATTCAATAAAAAACCATTCTCGGTATGGCTTCATTGATACCTTGAAAGGTATCTGCTGCCTACTCATACTAACGCACCATCTAGCTTTTTATGGTCCGATGTCTGATGCTGCCTATTCATTAATACCAGGAGTGATTGATTTTTTATTTGAATACGGACGCATGGCCGTCTCTGTATTTTTAGTTATAGGTGGGTTTTTAACTGGGCAAATTATCTGCAAGCCTAATGTTTTCGTCAAAAAAAGTGTTACCGAATTTATTTGGTCTAAATATCTAAGATTAGTCATTCCTTATCTAGCCGCAATTACACTAGCAATTATTTGCTCATTCATCGCCAGCAGATGGATGCAACACAGCTCTTTATCAGCATCCCCAGACCCCGCTCAATTAACCAGTCATTTATTTTTACTACAAAACCTATTGGGCTATGAGTCTTTATCAGCTGGGCTCTGGTATGTGGAAATAGACTTCCAATTATTTTTAGTTAGCCTTTTATTAGTTTTCCTCATTGAAAAATTAAGTCCTACCAGCTGGTCATACGCCAGAACTCATGCGATCAGCATGGGAGGTATCACAGCCCTCACAATTGCTTCGTTGTTTATTTTTAATCTGAATGAAACTCTAGACACAACCTTCTTATACTTCTTCAGTTCTTATGGTTTAGGTGTTTTGGTTGCTTATATCGCCAAAGAAAAATCATCTTATTTTTTATTATTTCTCTTGTCAGACATGGTTGCATTAAGCCTGTATCTCAACTTCCGGATGCGGATATTAATTTCACTAATTACGGCTATCGCACTCTGCATCACTTACCAGCAACAATGGATCAATGCACGCATTTGGGCAAATCCAATTGCCTCCCTAGGGAAAATGTCATATTCGATATTTCTAGTGCACTTCCCCATATCTCTATTGTTCAGCGCTCTTTTTTCAAATCTTTACCCCCACAATCCAGAAATGAATCTTCTTGGCATGGGGCTTTCTGCGATTAGCAGTCTAATATTTGCAGCTGTTTTTTACCGTTTCATTGAGCAACGCAATACCACACACCCAAAATAA
- a CDS encoding CoA-binding protein, producing MKQLLKDTHVIAVVGLSDKPTRPSYDVARYMQQAGYKIIPVNPQCSQILGEICYPDLLSIPEKVDMVNVFRKPEDCLDVAKDAVKIGAKSLWLQLGIINQEAANYAESHGLKVVMDHCIKVEHRNTQ from the coding sequence ATGAAACAATTATTAAAAGATACACACGTCATTGCTGTTGTTGGTTTATCAGATAAACCAACACGCCCATCATATGATGTAGCGCGTTACATGCAGCAAGCAGGCTATAAAATCATTCCTGTCAATCCTCAATGCTCTCAGATTCTAGGTGAAATCTGCTATCCAGACCTTCTCAGCATTCCAGAAAAAGTAGACATGGTGAACGTATTTAGAAAACCGGAAGATTGTTTAGATGTTGCAAAAGATGCTGTCAAAATTGGCGCCAAGTCTTTATGGTTGCAACTAGGCATCATTAATCAAGAAGCTGCCAATTACGCAGAGTCCCATGGCTTAAAAGTAGTCATGGATCATTGCATTAAAGTTGAACATAGAAATACGCAATAA
- a CDS encoding DUF3108 domain-containing protein, which translates to MFSWIYIWGNVNEVLFSLKRYLPHPFILAILLSIILHGLVSVSFRLPDFSAADAIPDVVIKTKIQSAPIAKPKEKVKSLQDLLNEVVSADEQERSDQLADELKGQAFQLPPSAKVAYFGFVNSGEVGVGQIDWQLKGQAYQLSISVPVPFLGQFTFTSTGKIDSFGVAPDFYEEIRGSRGTRSVNFMRDQRLVSFSTNQETSFMPHGTQDRFSVMLQLAALVAGNPSIDQKGVAREIPMATIDKVEIWTFVSMGDEQLDDVDEKYKSTRHFLRLPRDKEDKRRFEVWLAKDALYLPAKIKQTEVSGTTFELRIKSLDFQQ; encoded by the coding sequence ATGTTTTCTTGGATATACATATGGGGCAACGTTAATGAGGTTTTATTTAGTTTGAAAAGATATTTACCTCATCCATTCATTCTCGCGATTCTTTTATCGATTATTTTGCATGGTTTGGTAAGTGTCTCTTTCAGATTGCCCGATTTTTCTGCGGCGGATGCTATTCCTGATGTAGTCATTAAAACAAAAATTCAATCAGCCCCCATCGCTAAACCTAAAGAAAAAGTTAAATCGTTACAGGATTTATTAAATGAAGTTGTTTCTGCTGATGAGCAGGAGCGGTCTGATCAACTGGCTGATGAGTTAAAGGGACAAGCTTTTCAATTGCCGCCGTCCGCCAAAGTGGCTTACTTTGGTTTTGTGAATAGTGGTGAAGTAGGTGTGGGACAAATTGATTGGCAATTGAAAGGCCAGGCTTATCAATTGTCAATTAGTGTGCCAGTACCATTTTTGGGCCAATTTACATTCACCAGTACTGGAAAGATTGATTCATTTGGTGTGGCGCCTGATTTTTATGAGGAAATTAGGGGGAGTAGAGGTACGCGTTCTGTGAACTTTATGCGCGACCAACGATTGGTATCTTTTTCAACTAATCAAGAAACTAGTTTTATGCCGCATGGCACTCAGGATCGTTTTAGTGTCATGCTTCAATTAGCAGCTTTGGTCGCGGGCAATCCATCCATTGATCAGAAAGGAGTAGCTCGAGAAATTCCAATGGCTACTATTGATAAAGTTGAAATCTGGACTTTTGTCAGTATGGGGGACGAACAACTGGATGATGTTGATGAAAAATACAAGAGTACTAGGCACTTCCTACGTTTACCAAGAGATAAGGAAGATAAACGTCGATTTGAGGTTTGGTTAGCAAAAGACGCGCTTTACTTACCTGCCAAAATTAAACAAACGGAGGTGAGCGGTACAACATTTGAGCTGCGCATTAAGAGTTTGGATTTTCAACAATAA
- a CDS encoding NADH:flavin oxidoreductase/NADH oxidase, producing MSQKSQLFSKLHLSSPRGGIDLDNRVIVAPMCQYASENGLASDWHLMHWGNLLNSGAGMFIIEATAVVPEGRITPHCLGLWDDQTEAALADKLHRAKALAPKVPVCIQLAHAGRKASSAAPWNGGQLLPPQAGGWVTVAPSALPQLEAETSPHALTVDEMNAIKLAFANAAKRADRIGIDAIELHGAHGYLMHQFLSPVANKRDDQYGGSLENRMRFPLEVFKAVREVYAGVLGIRVSASDWMDEGLKPEEVVQFGKQLKALGCDFIHVSSGGISPKQKIALGPNYQVPFAQLIKAETGLTTFAVGMITGPQQAEDILSSGQADAVALARAFLYKPRWAWEAAGVLGGKVAANPRYWRCLPKEAQDVFLDIHMGQR from the coding sequence GTGTCACAAAAAAGCCAACTATTTTCAAAATTACATTTAAGTTCACCGCGTGGTGGAATTGATTTAGATAATCGGGTAATTGTTGCGCCTATGTGTCAGTATGCATCTGAAAATGGCTTAGCTAGTGATTGGCATTTAATGCACTGGGGTAATTTGCTAAATAGTGGTGCTGGCATGTTCATCATTGAGGCAACTGCTGTGGTGCCGGAGGGGCGTATTACACCGCATTGTTTGGGCTTATGGGATGACCAAACTGAGGCTGCTTTAGCTGATAAATTGCATAGAGCTAAAGCGTTAGCGCCCAAAGTGCCTGTATGTATTCAGTTGGCGCATGCTGGTCGCAAAGCATCTAGTGCTGCTCCCTGGAATGGCGGTCAATTGCTACCCCCTCAAGCGGGTGGTTGGGTAACAGTGGCTCCATCAGCTTTACCTCAATTAGAAGCAGAAACATCTCCGCATGCATTAACGGTTGATGAAATGAATGCTATTAAGTTGGCTTTCGCAAATGCAGCTAAGAGAGCGGATCGTATTGGAATTGATGCCATTGAATTGCATGGAGCACATGGTTATTTAATGCATCAATTTTTATCCCCCGTAGCGAATAAGCGTGATGATCAATACGGCGGTTCATTAGAGAACAGAATGCGCTTTCCTTTGGAAGTATTTAAAGCTGTTAGAGAGGTATATGCAGGAGTTTTAGGTATTCGTGTTTCAGCCAGTGATTGGATGGATGAAGGTTTAAAGCCTGAAGAGGTGGTTCAATTTGGGAAGCAGTTAAAAGCTTTGGGTTGTGATTTCATCCATGTTTCTTCAGGAGGCATTTCTCCTAAACAAAAAATTGCGCTTGGGCCTAATTACCAGGTGCCATTTGCCCAATTAATCAAGGCTGAGACTGGTTTAACTACATTTGCCGTCGGCATGATTACAGGCCCTCAGCAAGCGGAAGATATTTTGTCATCAGGACAAGCTGACGCGGTGGCTTTAGCAAGAGCTTTCTTATATAAGCCTCGCTGGGCTTGGGAAGCTGCTGGAGTTCTGGGGGGTAAAGTAGCAGCAAATCCTAGATATTGGAGATGTTTGCCAAAAGAGGCCCAGGATGTTTTCTTGGATATACATATGGGGCAACGTTAA
- a CDS encoding YqiA/YcfP family alpha/beta fold hydrolase, with translation MHLFVYLHGFRSSPSSAKALLTRESIDRLMAEGVDLAWYGPQLPPSPSLAIKMVTTFIEQQKYQKLSIIGSSLGGYYATYLAERYGRNCLTTLLNPAVEPARDLEKYIGEQTSWHDEEVFYFRKEYIQELKDLYISKITYPKRYQLLAAKDDEVLNYEEMVRKYPGVYQHILESGGHAISNYSDYLSKVLEFHLD, from the coding sequence ATGCATCTATTTGTTTATTTACATGGTTTTAGGTCGTCCCCATCCTCCGCTAAAGCGCTATTGACTAGAGAATCAATCGATAGATTAATGGCTGAAGGTGTTGATTTGGCCTGGTATGGACCGCAATTGCCACCGTCGCCTAGTTTGGCAATCAAAATGGTGACTACTTTTATTGAACAGCAGAAGTATCAAAAGTTATCCATCATTGGATCTTCTTTAGGTGGTTATTACGCGACTTATCTTGCCGAACGTTATGGGAGAAATTGCTTAACGACTCTTTTAAATCCGGCGGTTGAACCCGCTCGAGACTTGGAGAAATATATTGGGGAGCAAACATCTTGGCATGATGAGGAGGTTTTTTATTTTAGAAAAGAATATATACAAGAATTAAAAGATTTATATATTTCTAAAATTACTTATCCTAAACGGTATCAACTATTGGCAGCTAAAGATGATGAAGTCTTGAATTATGAAGAAATGGTACGTAAATATCCTGGCGTTTATCAGCATATTTTAGAGAGTGGCGGGCATGCTATTTCCAATTATTCTGACTACTTAAGCAAAGTTTTGGAATTTCATTTAGATTAG
- a CDS encoding HIT family protein, which produces MPTIFERLISGELPCAKVYEDEWVFAFMDAGPVNNGHVLVATKQPYETILEVDDESAKALILTAKKLAQAVQDIFKPDGITLLQTNKPAGWQTVPHVHMHVVPRFNNDGVDLIWPRKEPGMEHLQQLAEKITVQMGVSKK; this is translated from the coding sequence ATGCCCACTATTTTTGAGAGACTTATTTCCGGGGAACTTCCTTGTGCCAAAGTATATGAAGACGAATGGGTATTTGCTTTCATGGATGCTGGACCAGTCAATAATGGCCATGTATTAGTCGCCACCAAACAGCCCTACGAAACAATTTTAGAAGTAGATGATGAAAGCGCTAAAGCTCTAATTTTGACAGCAAAAAAGCTTGCTCAAGCTGTGCAAGATATTTTTAAACCTGATGGCATCACCCTTTTACAAACCAACAAGCCTGCAGGCTGGCAAACCGTACCTCATGTACACATGCATGTTGTACCTCGCTTCAACAATGATGGGGTAGATTTGATTTGGCCTAGAAAAGAACCCGGCATGGAACATCTTCAGCAATTAGCTGAAAAAATTACGGTGCAGATGGGGGTTTCCAAAAAATAA
- a CDS encoding 1-acyl-sn-glycerol-3-phosphate acyltransferase: protein MSEKLPIQFRGNQLAARILKWLGWSFQFNGLPTPRGVIVVYPHTSNWDFCIGVLAKWAMGIQVTFLAKHTLFNIPVLGAWLRYLGGMPVIRSSPQGYVDDLAQMMHAKKYAWIVITPEGTRKYTPGWRSGFYRLALKAQVPIGVAYIDYKHKQIGVTKFFMPAGDEVADLNMIREVYEGREGFHPASAAPIIFWKPPSAP from the coding sequence ATGTCTGAAAAGTTACCTATTCAATTTAGAGGAAATCAGCTGGCCGCCAGAATTTTAAAATGGCTAGGTTGGTCTTTTCAATTCAATGGTTTACCTACGCCAAGAGGCGTCATTGTGGTCTATCCGCATACGTCAAATTGGGATTTTTGCATTGGCGTCTTAGCTAAGTGGGCGATGGGGATACAGGTTACATTTTTAGCAAAACATACTTTATTTAATATCCCCGTGCTAGGAGCATGGTTGAGGTATTTGGGCGGCATGCCTGTTATTCGTTCTAGCCCTCAGGGTTATGTAGATGATTTAGCGCAAATGATGCATGCTAAAAAATATGCATGGATTGTGATTACTCCTGAGGGAACAAGAAAGTACACGCCTGGTTGGCGGAGTGGTTTTTATCGTTTGGCCTTAAAGGCGCAAGTGCCTATTGGGGTTGCCTATATAGACTATAAGCATAAGCAAATTGGGGTAACTAAATTTTTCATGCCCGCAGGGGATGAGGTCGCCGATCTAAATATGATTCGTGAGGTATATGAGGGGCGAGAAGGTTTTCATCCCGCATCTGCCGCCCCAATTATTTTTTGGAAACCCCCATCTGCACCGTAA
- a CDS encoding VOC family protein: MILAELDHIIVYAASLDEGKAWAKDVLGVEFSIGGSHFLMGTHNLIMRIDSDDFPKAYLEIIAIDLEAPDPAVGGVRWFDMDCPTLSRQITKSPRLIHWVVRTQQIQEAVDELRRVGIDRGDILSGSRMSNYGLLEWQVTVRSDGWRLMNGALPTLIQWGVTHPTESMPASSLKLKNVILHVTTEEEKILIEEILGKLHLVHADTSLIKVEVLHTHGLSVDIESPQGLVRLRGYD; this comes from the coding sequence TTGATACTCGCTGAGTTGGATCACATTATTGTTTATGCCGCTTCTTTGGATGAAGGTAAAGCCTGGGCGAAAGATGTGCTTGGTGTTGAATTCTCAATAGGGGGATCCCATTTTTTAATGGGAACGCACAATCTTATTATGCGTATCGATAGTGATGATTTCCCAAAAGCTTATTTGGAAATTATTGCGATTGACCTAGAGGCACCGGATCCAGCTGTTGGTGGTGTGAGATGGTTTGATATGGATTGCCCAACTTTGAGTCGTCAAATAACTAAGTCTCCTAGATTAATTCATTGGGTGGTAAGAACCCAGCAAATACAAGAAGCAGTTGATGAATTGCGACGTGTTGGTATCGATCGTGGAGATATTCTTTCTGGTTCTAGGATGTCTAACTATGGATTGTTAGAGTGGCAAGTTACAGTTAGATCTGATGGCTGGCGTTTGATGAATGGGGCATTGCCTACTTTGATTCAGTGGGGCGTTACTCATCCAACTGAAAGTATGCCTGCAAGCTCTCTAAAATTAAAGAATGTTATCTTGCATGTTACAACGGAAGAAGAAAAAATATTAATTGAGGAGATTCTGGGGAAACTTCATTTGGTTCATGCTGACACGTCACTCATTAAAGTGGAGGTATTGCATACCCATGGGTTGTCGGTCGATATTGAGTCTCCTCAAGGTTTAGTGCGTTTGAGAGGTTATGATTAA
- a CDS encoding YchJ family protein, whose protein sequence is MKLSQTCPCGLNTYQACCGIYHSGQALAPDAEKLMRSRYSAYVLKNESYLLKTWQKDQRPAAPLFEPSDKTQWLELIVKNFNESSDKKSATVEFIAVYKVNGKAYRLHEISRFIIEDGQWVYVDGSFPDIK, encoded by the coding sequence ATGAAACTCTCTCAAACATGCCCTTGCGGCCTAAATACCTATCAGGCATGTTGTGGCATCTATCATTCGGGACAGGCGCTAGCGCCTGATGCTGAAAAACTAATGCGCTCTCGCTATAGTGCCTATGTTCTAAAAAATGAATCTTATCTTCTAAAAACTTGGCAAAAAGATCAACGCCCCGCAGCCCCATTATTTGAACCATCCGATAAAACACAATGGCTAGAGCTCATCGTTAAAAATTTTAATGAATCTTCCGACAAAAAATCCGCCACAGTTGAATTTATTGCCGTCTACAAAGTTAATGGTAAAGCTTACCGCCTTCATGAAATTAGCCGTTTCATCATAGAGGATGGACAATGGGTCTACGTTGACGGTAGCTTCCCCGATATAAAATAA
- the gpt gene encoding xanthine phosphoribosyltransferase, whose translation MSTSPSNHEEIYISWGDLHLHAKLLAKQLEDLADWKGIVAITRGGLIPAALIAQELNIRFIDTICISSYENKKAGAYAKQSDLEVIKSIDGDGADFLLIDDLVDSGETAAFAKALLPKAHFATLYAKPAGKAYANTYVQEFQQHQWLIFPWESNPR comes from the coding sequence ATGAGCACCTCCCCCTCAAACCATGAAGAAATTTATATCTCATGGGGTGACTTACATCTTCATGCAAAATTATTAGCAAAACAACTAGAAGATCTCGCGGACTGGAAAGGGATTGTGGCGATTACTCGTGGGGGCCTTATTCCAGCGGCACTTATTGCACAAGAGTTAAATATTCGATTTATCGATACTATCTGCATCAGCAGTTATGAGAATAAAAAAGCTGGGGCTTATGCCAAGCAGTCAGATCTTGAAGTTATCAAAAGTATCGATGGAGATGGCGCTGATTTCTTATTAATTGATGACTTGGTTGATAGCGGGGAAACAGCTGCTTTTGCCAAAGCCTTATTGCCTAAAGCTCACTTCGCAACCCTATACGCCAAACCCGCTGGCAAAGCCTATGCCAACACGTATGTGCAAGAATTTCAGCAACACCAGTGGCTCATATTTCCCTGGGAATCAAATCCAAGGTAA
- a CDS encoding glycosyltransferase family 2 protein: MYLKVRSKFLFSLAIAIIWTGFSIWAGQYWFEDLSKVVGEGLAAFLIAFIAIVPGFMNAFMFSSLALDKRPARKHLDVYPDLSILIPCFNEESYVAQTIESVCKQDYLGKVEIIVIDDGSTDQTASIVANLEKTIPNLRLIPLPTNQGKAAALNLGLKRSMYDKVITLDADSYLYKDALARIAERYACDPAGTCAIAGTTLVRNSRDNWLTQSQEWDYFHGIATVKRVQSLNQGTLVAQGCFSLYDKSKLLEVGGWPDTVGEDIVLTWALLEKGYRIGYCEDAVVFTVVPSTLGGLVRQRQRWARGMIEAFKFHPGILLKPRLSTFFIWWDLLFPLMDVTFTFAFLPGVILGLFGYYWIVGPMTLSLFPIAFFLNWIMFHTETRMFEAQGLHVRKNILGFLIYLLPYGMILQPAAVIGYVYEILGLRKEWGTK, translated from the coding sequence ATGTATCTTAAAGTTAGAAGTAAATTTTTATTTTCTTTAGCCATTGCCATTATTTGGACTGGTTTTTCTATATGGGCTGGTCAGTATTGGTTTGAGGATTTATCTAAAGTGGTCGGAGAGGGTTTGGCTGCTTTCCTAATCGCTTTTATTGCAATTGTCCCAGGCTTTATGAATGCTTTTATGTTTTCTAGTCTTGCATTGGATAAAAGGCCTGCGCGTAAACATTTAGATGTTTACCCTGATTTATCTATCTTGATTCCTTGCTTTAACGAGGAGTCTTATGTAGCTCAAACAATTGAGAGCGTATGCAAGCAGGATTACTTGGGAAAAGTTGAAATCATTGTTATTGATGATGGCTCAACTGATCAAACCGCTTCTATCGTGGCCAACTTAGAAAAAACAATTCCAAATTTAAGATTAATTCCACTGCCCACTAATCAAGGTAAGGCAGCAGCTCTTAATTTGGGATTAAAAAGATCGATGTACGATAAGGTGATCACTCTCGATGCAGACTCGTATTTATATAAAGATGCATTAGCCAGAATTGCTGAACGTTATGCTTGCGATCCAGCCGGTACTTGCGCTATCGCAGGCACAACGCTTGTTCGTAATTCTAGAGATAATTGGTTAACCCAATCACAAGAATGGGATTACTTTCACGGGATTGCAACTGTTAAGCGAGTTCAATCTCTTAACCAAGGAACGTTAGTTGCTCAAGGTTGTTTTTCTCTTTACGACAAATCAAAGTTGTTGGAAGTGGGTGGTTGGCCAGATACCGTTGGTGAAGATATTGTGTTGACTTGGGCTTTGTTGGAAAAGGGATACCGCATTGGATATTGTGAAGATGCTGTTGTCTTCACTGTAGTACCTAGCACGTTGGGAGGCTTGGTTCGTCAACGTCAACGTTGGGCTAGAGGCATGATTGAGGCCTTCAAATTTCACCCAGGCATATTATTGAAGCCTCGTTTATCCACTTTCTTTATTTGGTGGGATTTACTTTTCCCATTGATGGATGTGACATTTACATTCGCATTTTTGCCGGGAGTTATTTTAGGTTTATTTGGATATTATTGGATCGTTGGTCCAATGACCTTGAGTCTTTTCCCGATAGCCTTTTTCCTTAATTGGATTATGTTTCATACTGAAACAAGAATGTTTGAAGCGCAAGGATTACATGTAAGGAAAAATATTTTAGGGTTTTTAATCTATCTTTTGCCGTATGGCATGATTTTGCAGCCTGCAGCTGTTATTGGTTATGTTTATGAAATATTGGGTTTAAGAAAAGAATGGGGAACAAAATGA